The sequence below is a genomic window from Patescibacteria group bacterium.
GCACTCTATCGACGAGGCAGTAAAACTAACAAAGGAATTATCAAAAACTAAATTCGATTCATCTGTAGAAATGCACATCAGACTTGGAATTGACACTCGTAAGGGTGATCAACAAATCAGAGGAGCAGTCAGTCTTCCCCACGGAACAGGAAAAACAGTTAGAGTCGCTGCCTTTGTATCAGCTGAAAAAATTGATGCTTGCAGGAAAGCAGGTGCTGACTTAGTTGGAAACGAAGAATTAATCGACGAAATCAAAAGAACAGAAAAAACTGATTTTCAAGTTGCCGTAGCTGAACCTGCTATGATGAAAAATCTAGCTAAAATTGCTAAAATTCTTGGAACTAGAGGACTTATGCCTTCTCCAAAAAATGAAACAGTAACTCTA
It includes:
- the rplA gene encoding 50S ribosomal protein L1, which translates into the protein MELDKMKLHSIDEAVKLTKELSKTKFDSSVEMHIRLGIDTRKGDQQIRGAVSLPHGTGKTVRVAAFVSAEKIDACRKAGADLVGNEELIDEIKRTEKTDFQVAVAEPAMMKNLAKIAKILGTRGLMPSPKNETVTLTPEKAVEELKKGKVSYKNDDTGNIHVSIGKISFDDAKLIENFNTLLEAIKKAKPSSSKGIYIKNVSMSSTMGPGIKVSIG